Proteins found in one Neodiprion lecontei isolate iyNeoLeco1 chromosome 6, iyNeoLeco1.1, whole genome shotgun sequence genomic segment:
- the LOC107217983 gene encoding elongation of very long chain fatty acids protein 4 has protein sequence MAGLLNTTTNLFHDAYDYYLWTLSLADDRTRGWMLVDSPAPTLLYTLLYLGIVWAGPKIMRRRRAFKLTWALVPYNLAMACLNAYIAIELFVASTRLRYSYVCQPIRHITRPDELQIANAVWWYYFSKLLEFCDTFFFILRKKDNQLSFLHVYHHSTMFSLWWIGIKWVPSGSTFLPAMVNSFIHVLMYSYYGLAALGPSVAKFLWWKKYLTILQLIQFTAALVLGINGIRSGCDFPLWMQYALVLYMVSFIVLFGNFYAKAYIAKGKRAYAAKMAANGKAVQAKLAAEASMSAESIANGKLQRNGYSNGYANGTTKKLQ, from the exons ATGGCAGGCCTGCTGAACACGACAACGAATTTATTTCACGATGCTTACGACTACTATCTGTGGACGCTTTCGCTGGCAG ATGATAGAACGAGAGGATGGATGCTGGTCGATTCGCCAGCGCCGACGCTGCTCTACACCTTGTTGTACCTCGGAATAGTTTGGGCCGGACCAAAGATCATGCGGAGAAGACGAGCCTTCAAGCTCACCTGGGCCCTCGTCCCCTACAACTTGGCAATGGCCTGCCTCAACGCTTACATCGCCATAGAA TTATTCGTAGCCTCGACCAGGTTGCGGTACAGTTACGTGTGCCAGCCGATTAGACACATCACTAGGCCAGATGAACTTCAG ATTGCGAACGCGGTTTGGTGGTACTACTTCAGCAAGCTACTCGAGTTCTGCGACACGttcttctttattcttagAAAGAAGGATAACCAGCTTAGCTTCCTTCATGTTTATCATCATTCCACCATGTTCTCCTTGTGGTGGATTGGCATCAAGTGGGTGCCGAGCGGGTCCA CATTCCTTCCGGCAATGGTGAACAGCTTCATTCACGTCCTGATGTATTCCTATTACGGACTTGCCGCCCTCGGTCCGTCGGTAGCGAAATTTTTGTGGTGGAAGAAGTACCTGACGATTCTGCAGTTGATTCAGTTTACGGCAGCCCTGGTTCTCGGTATAAATGGGATTCGTTCGGGGTGCGATTTCCCGTTGTGGATGCAGTACGCTTTGGTATTGTACATGGTCTCGTTCATAGTGCTCTTTGGGAACTTCTACGCGAAGGCCTACATAGCCAAG GGCAAACGAGCCTATGCTGCTAAAATGGCGGCCAACGGTAAAGCGGTGCAGGCCAAATTAGCCGCGGAAGCTTCGATGTCTGCGGAGAGCATAGCAAACGGTAAATTGCAGAGGAACGGGTACAGCAACGGTTACGCAAATGGTACGACGAAAAAACTACAATGA